In a single window of the Atlantibacter hermannii genome:
- the araD_1 gene encoding L-ribulose-5-phosphate 4-epimerase codes for MLEDLKRQVLEANLALPAHNLVTLTWGNVSAVCREQGVFVIKPSGWIIR; via the coding sequence ATGTTAGAAGATTTGAAACGTCAGGTGCTGGAAGCCAACCTTGCGCTACCGGCACATAACCTGGTAACCCTGACCTGGGGCAACGTCAGCGCCGTCTGCCGCGAGCAGGGCGTATTTGTTATCAAGCCGTCCGGGTGGATTATTCGGTGA
- the araA gene encoding L-arabinose isomerase, which produces MTAFSKYEVWFVIGSQHLYGPETLRQVTQHAQQVVDSLNSEAKLPCKLVLKPLGTSPDEITSICRDANYHDNCAGMMVWLHTFSPAKMWINGLSILNKPLLQFHTQFNAQIPWDSIDMDFMNLNQTAHGGREFGFIGARMRQQHSVVTGYWKDPQAHQRIGSWMRQAVSKQETRHLKVVRFGDNMREVAVTDGDKVAAQIKFGFSVNTWGVGDLVAVVNEISNGDISALVDEYESSYRLTPAAQVNGDKRQNVIDAARIELGMKRFLEQGGFHAFTTTFEDLHGLKQLPGLAVQRLMQQGYGFAGEGDWKTAALLRIMKVMSGGLNGGTSFMEDYTYNFESGNDMVLGSHMLEVCPSIATDEKPILDVQYLGIGGKDDPARLIFSSKTGPGINASLIDLGDRFRLLVNCVDTVEAPHALPKLPVANALWKAQPDLTTASEAWILAGGAHHTVFSHALTLDDMRLFAELNDIELTVIDNDTRLPAFKDALRWNEVYYGLKR; this is translated from the coding sequence ATGACAGCCTTCAGTAAATACGAAGTATGGTTTGTAATCGGCAGCCAACATCTGTACGGCCCGGAAACGCTGCGCCAGGTGACGCAACATGCTCAGCAGGTGGTGGATTCCCTGAACAGCGAAGCCAAACTGCCTTGCAAACTGGTGCTCAAACCGCTGGGCACTTCCCCGGATGAGATCACCAGCATCTGCCGCGACGCTAACTACCACGACAATTGCGCCGGGATGATGGTGTGGCTGCACACCTTCTCGCCAGCCAAAATGTGGATTAACGGCCTGAGCATCCTCAACAAGCCGCTGCTGCAATTCCATACCCAGTTCAATGCCCAAATCCCGTGGGACAGCATTGATATGGACTTTATGAACCTGAACCAGACTGCGCACGGCGGCCGTGAATTCGGCTTTATTGGCGCGCGTATGCGTCAACAGCACAGCGTAGTGACCGGTTACTGGAAAGATCCTCAGGCGCATCAACGCATCGGCTCCTGGATGCGTCAGGCCGTATCTAAGCAGGAAACCCGCCACCTCAAAGTGGTACGTTTTGGCGATAACATGCGTGAAGTGGCTGTGACCGACGGCGATAAAGTCGCGGCACAAATCAAATTCGGCTTCTCGGTTAATACCTGGGGCGTCGGCGACCTGGTAGCGGTCGTGAATGAAATCAGCAATGGCGACATCAGCGCGCTGGTGGACGAGTACGAAAGCAGCTATCGCCTGACGCCGGCGGCGCAGGTCAACGGCGACAAGCGCCAGAACGTCATCGACGCGGCGCGTATCGAACTCGGCATGAAACGCTTCCTTGAGCAGGGCGGATTCCATGCTTTCACCACCACCTTTGAAGATCTGCATGGCCTGAAACAGCTGCCTGGCCTGGCGGTACAGCGTCTGATGCAGCAAGGCTACGGCTTTGCGGGCGAAGGCGACTGGAAGACCGCCGCACTGCTGCGCATCATGAAAGTGATGTCCGGCGGCCTGAATGGCGGCACCTCCTTTATGGAGGATTACACCTACAACTTCGAATCCGGCAACGACATGGTGCTGGGCTCCCACATGCTGGAAGTCTGCCCGTCCATCGCCACTGACGAAAAACCGATCCTTGACGTGCAATACCTCGGAATCGGCGGTAAAGACGATCCGGCTCGCTTGATCTTCTCCAGCAAAACCGGTCCGGGTATCAACGCCAGCCTTATCGATCTGGGCGATCGTTTCCGTCTGCTGGTCAACTGCGTGGATACCGTTGAAGCACCGCATGCCCTGCCGAAATTACCGGTCGCAAACGCGCTGTGGAAAGCGCAGCCAGACCTGACCACCGCCTCAGAAGCCTGGATCCTGGCGGGCGGCGCTCACCATACCGTATTCAGCCATGCCCTGACCCTCGACGATATGCGCCTGTTCGCAGAGCTCAATGACATCGAGCTGACGGTAATCGATAACGACACCCGCCTGCCTGCGTTCAAAGACGCGCTGCGCTGGAACGAGGTGTATTACGGCCTGAAACGCTAA
- the polB gene encoding DNA polymerase II — MAETRQGFVLTRHWRDTPQGTEVEFWLATDAGPLCVTLPFQESVAFVPQAQRARVERALAGETYRLDPLTLRDFHHQPVCGLYFRQHRQLMRCEKLLREAGVTVYEADVRPPERYLMERFITAPVWVTGEMRGGVLRDARMKPNPSYRPALKWVSLDIETTRHGELYCIGLEGCGQRIVYMLGPENGQADGLDFTLEYVASRPQLLEKLNAWFAEHDPDVLIGWNVIQFDLKMLQKHAERYGIPLRLGRNQQELEWREHGFKAGVFFAQAPGRLIIDGIDALKSAFWNFSSFSLEAVAQELLGEGKAIDNPWDRMAEIDRRFAEDKPALATYNLKDCELVTRIFHKTEIMPFLLERASVNGLPVDRHGGSVAAFSHLYFPRMHRAGFVAPNLGDVPPQASPGGYVMDSRPGLYDSVLVLDYKSLYPSIIRTFLIDPVGLVEGLAHPDNAHSVEGYLNARFSRTTHCLPEIVSQIWLGREEAKKHGNKPLSQALKIIMNAFYGVLGTSACRFFDPRLASSITLRGHDIMRQTKALIEAEGFDVIYGDTDSTFVWLKKPYDNAHASDIGNALVAKVNQWWRDHLRQTLNVESALELEYETHFNRFLMPTIRGAEMGSKKRYAGLIEDGGEPRMVFKGLETVRTDWTPLAQNFQQALYLKIFRREPYQDYVRETIARLLNGELDDQLVYRKRLRRPLKEYQRNVPPHVRAARLADEENARLGRPAQYQNRGTIKYVWTTNGPEPRDYQRSPLDYDHYLTRQLQPVADGILPFMKDDFATLMTGQLGLF; from the coding sequence GTGGCAGAAACGCGGCAGGGGTTTGTGCTGACCCGACACTGGCGGGATACGCCGCAGGGCACTGAAGTCGAATTCTGGCTGGCGACCGACGCCGGGCCGCTTTGCGTAACGCTGCCTTTTCAGGAGTCGGTAGCATTTGTGCCGCAAGCCCAGCGCGCCCGCGTTGAACGTGCGCTGGCGGGCGAAACCTATCGCCTCGATCCCCTCACCCTGCGTGATTTTCACCATCAACCGGTTTGCGGTCTCTACTTTCGCCAGCATCGACAGCTCATGCGCTGTGAAAAATTGCTGCGCGAAGCAGGTGTCACGGTATACGAAGCCGATGTGCGTCCGCCGGAGCGCTATTTGATGGAGCGTTTTATCACCGCGCCGGTTTGGGTTACCGGTGAGATGCGCGGCGGCGTGCTGCGTGACGCCAGGATGAAACCGAACCCGTCTTATCGTCCTGCGCTGAAATGGGTTTCGCTGGATATCGAAACCACCCGCCATGGCGAATTGTATTGCATCGGTCTTGAGGGTTGCGGCCAGCGCATCGTGTATATGCTCGGCCCGGAAAATGGCCAGGCCGACGGGCTCGATTTTACCCTTGAATACGTCGCCAGCCGTCCGCAACTGCTGGAAAAGCTTAACGCCTGGTTTGCCGAACACGATCCCGATGTGCTGATTGGCTGGAACGTGATTCAGTTCGATTTAAAAATGCTGCAAAAACATGCCGAACGCTATGGCATCCCGCTACGACTGGGACGCAATCAGCAGGAACTTGAATGGCGGGAGCACGGTTTCAAAGCAGGCGTATTCTTCGCCCAGGCACCGGGCAGGCTGATTATTGACGGTATCGATGCGCTTAAATCAGCGTTCTGGAACTTTTCCTCGTTCTCGCTGGAAGCGGTGGCGCAGGAACTGCTCGGTGAAGGGAAAGCCATCGATAACCCCTGGGATAGGATGGCGGAAATTGATCGTCGTTTCGCCGAAGATAAGCCCGCACTTGCCACGTATAACCTTAAAGACTGCGAACTGGTCACGCGCATTTTCCACAAAACCGAGATTATGCCGTTTTTACTGGAGCGCGCCTCGGTGAACGGGCTGCCCGTCGACCGTCACGGCGGCTCGGTGGCCGCCTTCAGCCATCTTTATTTTCCGCGTATGCACCGCGCCGGGTTCGTCGCCCCCAACCTCGGCGATGTGCCGCCCCAGGCCAGCCCTGGCGGCTATGTGATGGATTCACGACCGGGATTGTACGATTCGGTGCTGGTGCTGGATTACAAAAGCCTGTATCCGTCCATTATCCGCACCTTTCTCATCGATCCGGTCGGGCTGGTGGAAGGGCTGGCGCATCCTGATAATGCGCACAGCGTTGAAGGCTACCTTAATGCGCGCTTCTCCCGCACCACGCATTGCCTGCCGGAGATTGTGTCGCAAATCTGGCTGGGCCGCGAAGAGGCCAAGAAGCACGGCAATAAGCCGCTCTCCCAGGCGTTGAAAATCATCATGAATGCCTTTTATGGCGTGCTCGGCACCAGCGCCTGCCGGTTCTTCGATCCGCGGCTGGCGTCCTCTATCACCCTGCGTGGGCATGACATCATGCGTCAGACCAAAGCGTTGATTGAAGCCGAAGGCTTTGACGTGATTTACGGCGATACCGATTCCACATTCGTGTGGTTAAAGAAACCCTACGATAACGCCCATGCCAGCGACATCGGCAACGCGCTGGTCGCGAAAGTGAACCAGTGGTGGCGCGACCATCTCAGGCAGACGCTGAATGTGGAAAGCGCGCTGGAGCTGGAGTACGAAACACATTTTAACCGTTTCCTGATGCCGACGATCCGGGGCGCAGAAATGGGCAGCAAGAAGCGCTACGCCGGGCTGATTGAGGATGGCGGTGAACCGCGCATGGTATTTAAAGGGCTGGAGACGGTGCGCACCGACTGGACGCCGCTGGCGCAAAACTTCCAGCAGGCGCTGTATTTGAAAATTTTCCGCCGCGAGCCGTATCAGGACTACGTGCGCGAAACCATCGCCCGGCTGCTCAACGGTGAGCTCGACGACCAGCTGGTTTACCGCAAGCGCCTGCGCCGGCCGCTAAAAGAGTATCAGCGCAATGTGCCGCCGCACGTCCGTGCCGCGCGCCTGGCGGATGAAGAAAACGCCCGCCTCGGCAGGCCTGCGCAGTATCAAAATCGCGGCACGATAAAATACGTGTGGACCACCAACGGGCCGGAGCCTCGTGACTATCAACGCTCGCCGCTGGACTATGATCATTACCTGACGCGCCAGCTTCAGCCGGTGGCGGATGGAATTTTACCGTTCATGAAGGATGATTTTGCTACACTGATGACAGGGCAACTGGGGTTATTTTGA
- the rluA_2 gene encoding ribosomal large subunit pseudouridine synthase A: MATSGVIVVALTKAAERELKRQFREREPSKQYVARVWGHPPEEGVVDLPLICDWPNRPKQKVCYETGKAAQTEYQVLEYGDDNTARVLLKPITGRSHQLRVHMLALGHPILGDRFYATPEALAMAPRLLLHAQTLTITHPAFGNAMTFRAPLTSDPAPLLSA; the protein is encoded by the coding sequence ATGGCTACCAGCGGCGTGATTGTGGTGGCGCTGACGAAGGCCGCTGAACGCGAACTGAAACGCCAGTTTCGCGAGCGCGAGCCGAGCAAGCAGTATGTTGCCCGGGTCTGGGGGCATCCGCCTGAAGAAGGGGTGGTGGATTTGCCGCTGATCTGCGACTGGCCGAACCGGCCAAAGCAGAAAGTGTGCTATGAAACCGGCAAGGCGGCACAAACTGAGTATCAGGTGCTGGAATACGGCGACGATAACACGGCGCGCGTGCTGCTCAAGCCAATCACCGGCCGTTCGCACCAGTTAAGGGTGCATATGCTGGCGTTGGGCCATCCGATTCTCGGGGACAGATTCTACGCAACGCCGGAAGCGCTGGCGATGGCGCCACGTCTGCTGTTGCATGCGCAGACCCTCACCATTACCCATCCTGCCTTCGGGAACGCCATGACGTTTCGCGCGCCGCTGACTTCTGACCCTGCGCCGTTGCTTTCTGCCTGA
- the eae gene encoding theta intimin, producing the protein MNLLTGKAHRSKARNAVYSLLAWVQIILQVVLPLFSFASVSARADDQPRTHADTLPSSAAVSATAPDALPASATLSTVATSLSSSGAAGLTGSARTAAAGYAASSAQTWLNQFGTARIQLNVDENGNWDDSAFDFLAPLYDNKKSLLFTQLGLRAPDGRTTGNIGMGVRTFYREDWMFGANVFMDDDFTGKNRRIGIGAEAWTNNLKFSANTYMGTTTWHQSRDFADYNEKPADGYDIRAEGYLPAWPQLGGKLMYEQYYGENVALFDKDHLQHNPSAVTAGVNYTPVPLITFGVDYKRGQNSMDETLFGINLRYVPGQSWEQQLSPSQVALERSLQGSRYDLVERNNVITLQYKKKQQDDRLADMTLALVKDNSPADGVSANLVTLHAVTGSGAPARNAVINWTTTGTARLSATSSVTDSMGYATVSVADPAAEQVIVQATSGDVSRSVATTFIQSVSRLDFTTDAE; encoded by the coding sequence ATGAATTTATTAACAGGAAAAGCACATCGCTCCAAAGCAAGGAATGCTGTTTACAGCCTTTTAGCCTGGGTGCAGATTATTTTACAGGTTGTTTTACCCTTATTCTCCTTCGCGTCCGTTAGCGCACGCGCAGACGATCAGCCCCGGACGCATGCAGACACGTTACCGTCCAGCGCCGCCGTATCTGCGACCGCCCCCGATGCGCTGCCTGCGTCCGCAACCTTAAGCACAGTTGCCACCTCGCTCTCATCCAGCGGCGCGGCCGGGCTTACAGGCTCAGCTCGCACTGCGGCAGCAGGATATGCCGCATCCTCAGCCCAGACATGGTTAAATCAGTTCGGCACCGCCCGCATACAATTAAACGTTGATGAAAACGGCAACTGGGATGACAGCGCATTCGATTTTCTGGCCCCACTCTACGACAATAAAAAGTCGCTGCTGTTTACCCAGCTTGGTTTACGCGCGCCTGATGGCCGCACGACCGGAAATATCGGAATGGGCGTTCGTACGTTTTATCGAGAAGACTGGATGTTCGGCGCCAACGTCTTTATGGATGATGACTTTACGGGTAAAAATCGCCGCATCGGCATTGGTGCAGAAGCCTGGACCAATAATCTTAAATTCTCGGCAAATACCTATATGGGTACCACGACGTGGCATCAGTCGCGCGACTTCGCCGATTATAATGAGAAACCCGCTGATGGTTATGATATTCGCGCCGAAGGTTATCTCCCCGCGTGGCCGCAACTGGGCGGGAAATTAATGTATGAGCAGTATTATGGCGAGAATGTTGCATTATTCGATAAAGACCATTTGCAACATAATCCCTCTGCGGTGACCGCAGGCGTAAATTATACGCCGGTACCGCTTATTACTTTTGGGGTGGATTATAAGCGCGGTCAAAATTCAATGGATGAAACCCTGTTTGGCATCAATTTGCGCTATGTCCCCGGCCAGTCCTGGGAACAACAACTCTCCCCTTCCCAGGTCGCCCTCGAACGTAGCCTTCAGGGAAGCCGCTACGATTTAGTCGAGCGCAATAATGTGATTACCCTGCAATATAAGAAAAAACAGCAGGACGACAGGCTGGCGGATATGACGCTGGCCCTCGTTAAAGACAACAGCCCGGCAGATGGCGTGAGCGCGAATCTCGTTACGCTTCATGCCGTCACGGGCAGTGGTGCCCCGGCGCGCAACGCCGTCATTAACTGGACCACCACGGGCACTGCCCGGCTCAGCGCCACGAGCAGCGTAACCGACAGCATGGGTTATGCCACAGTCAGCGTGGCGGATCCTGCAGCGGAACAGGTTATCGTTCAGGCGACGTCCGGCGACGTGAGCCGTTCGGTCGCCACAACGTTTATTCAGTCCGTTTCCAGGCTGGATTTTACAACTGACGCAGAATAA
- the rluA_1 gene encoding ribosomal large subunit pseudouridine synthase A: MLEAYHPSTDPWLVVLYQDDHIMVVNKPSGLLSVPGRLEEHKDSVMTRIQRDYRARNRCIVLIWLPAA, from the coding sequence ATGCTGGAAGCCTATCATCCCTCTACCGACCCCTGGCTGGTCGTCCTGTATCAGGATGACCACATCATGGTGGTCAACAAACCGAGCGGGCTGCTCTCTGTGCCGGGTCGGCTTGAAGAGCACAAGGACAGCGTGATGACGCGTATTCAGCGCGATTATCGCGCGCGGAATCGGTGCATCGTCTTGATATGGCTACCAGCGGCGTGA
- the rapA_1 gene encoding RNA polymerase-associated protein: protein MPFTLGQRWISDTESELGLGTVVALDARMVTLLFPATGENRLYARNDSPITRVMFNPGDTITSHDGWQLKVDDVAEENGLLAYTGTRLDTQEANVTLREVFLDSKLVFSKPQDRLFAGQIDRMDRFALRFRARRYQSEQYRMPWSGLRGQRTNLIPHQLHIANDVGRRHAPRVLLADEVGLGKTIEAGMIIHQQLLAGAAERVLIVVPETLQHQWLVEMLRRFNLRFALFDDDRYAEAQHDAENPFETEQLVICSLDFVRRNKQRLEHLCEAEWDLLVVDEAHHLVWSEAAPSREYLAIEQLAAQVPGVLLLTATPEQLGLESHFARLRLLDPNRFHDFEQFVEEQKNYRPVADAVAMLLAGKHLSDAELNTLGELIGEQDIEPLLQTANSTRDGAEAARQELISMLLDRHGTSRVLFRNTRNGVKGFPKRELHTVKLPLPTQYQTAIKVSGIMGARKSAEERARDMLYPEQIYQEFEGDTGTWWNFDPRVEWLMGYLTSHRSQKVLVICAKATTALQLEQVLREREGIRAAVFHEGMSIIERDRAAAWFSEEDTGAQVLLCSEIGSEGRNFQFASHLVMFDLPFNPDLLEQRIGRLDRIGQAHDIQILVPWLEKTAQSVLVRWYHEGLDAFEHTCPTGRTIYDSVYNELINYLASPEETEGFDELIKSCREQHDALKAQLEQGRDRLLEINSNGGEQAQALADSIAQQDNDTGLVNFAMNLFDIIGINQDDRGEHMIVLTPSDHMLLPDFPGLPEDGCTITFNRDVALSREDAQFITWEHPLIRNGLDLILSGDTGSCALSLLKNKALPVGTCCLS from the coding sequence ATGCCTTTTACACTTGGTCAACGTTGGATTAGCGACACGGAAAGCGAACTTGGATTAGGAACCGTGGTGGCGCTGGATGCGCGTATGGTAACTTTGCTTTTCCCTGCAACCGGCGAAAACCGTCTGTATGCCCGTAATGATTCCCCTATCACCCGCGTGATGTTCAATCCCGGCGATACCATTACCAGCCACGATGGCTGGCAGCTCAAAGTGGATGACGTCGCGGAAGAAAATGGCCTGCTTGCCTACACCGGGACGCGCCTCGACACCCAGGAAGCGAATGTCACCCTGCGTGAAGTGTTTCTCGACAGCAAACTGGTGTTCAGTAAACCTCAGGACCGCCTGTTTGCCGGGCAAATCGACCGTATGGATCGCTTTGCCCTGCGTTTTCGCGCCCGTCGCTATCAGAGCGAACAGTACCGGATGCCGTGGAGCGGCCTGCGCGGCCAGCGGACGAACCTGATCCCGCATCAGCTGCATATCGCCAATGATGTGGGCCGTCGCCATGCGCCTCGCGTGCTGCTGGCGGACGAAGTGGGTCTGGGGAAAACCATCGAAGCCGGTATGATTATTCATCAGCAGCTGCTGGCGGGCGCGGCCGAACGCGTCCTGATCGTGGTGCCGGAAACCCTGCAACACCAGTGGCTGGTGGAAATGCTGCGCCGCTTCAATTTGCGTTTCGCGCTGTTTGATGACGATCGCTATGCCGAAGCCCAGCACGACGCCGAGAACCCCTTTGAAACCGAACAGTTAGTGATCTGCTCGCTGGATTTCGTTCGCCGCAACAAGCAGCGTCTGGAACACCTGTGTGAAGCAGAATGGGATCTGCTGGTGGTGGATGAAGCTCACCATCTGGTCTGGAGCGAAGCCGCGCCCAGCCGTGAGTATCTGGCGATTGAACAACTGGCGGCCCAGGTGCCTGGCGTGCTGCTGTTGACCGCAACCCCGGAGCAACTTGGCCTTGAAAGCCATTTCGCCCGCTTGCGCTTGCTCGATCCAAATCGCTTCCACGATTTCGAGCAGTTTGTCGAAGAACAGAAGAATTACCGCCCGGTGGCGGATGCCGTCGCCATGCTGCTGGCAGGTAAGCATCTTTCTGATGCCGAACTCAATACGCTGGGCGAGCTGATTGGCGAGCAGGATATCGAGCCACTGTTGCAGACAGCGAACAGTACCCGCGACGGCGCCGAAGCGGCGCGTCAGGAACTGATTTCTATGCTGCTGGACCGTCACGGCACCAGCCGCGTGCTGTTCCGTAACACCCGTAACGGCGTGAAAGGTTTTCCGAAGCGCGAACTGCATACCGTTAAGCTCCCGCTCCCGACCCAGTACCAGACGGCGATTAAAGTCTCCGGCATCATGGGCGCGCGTAAATCTGCTGAAGAACGCGCCCGCGACATGCTTTATCCGGAACAAATTTACCAGGAATTTGAAGGCGACACCGGCACCTGGTGGAACTTCGACCCGCGCGTTGAATGGTTGATGGGCTACCTGACCAGCCATCGCTCGCAGAAAGTGCTGGTGATTTGTGCCAAAGCGACGACGGCGTTGCAGCTTGAACAAGTGCTGCGCGAACGTGAAGGTATCCGTGCTGCGGTATTCCATGAGGGCATGTCCATCATCGAACGTGATCGTGCGGCCGCCTGGTTCTCCGAAGAAGACACCGGCGCGCAGGTGCTGCTGTGTTCTGAAATCGGTTCAGAAGGCCGTAACTTCCAGTTCGCCAGCCATCTGGTGATGTTCGATTTGCCGTTCAACCCGGATTTGCTGGAACAGCGTATTGGCCGTCTCGATCGTATTGGTCAGGCGCACGATATTCAGATCCTGGTGCCGTGGCTGGAAAAAACTGCACAGTCAGTGCTGGTGCGCTGGTATCACGAAGGTCTTGATGCGTTTGAGCATACCTGCCCGACCGGCCGTACCATTTACGACAGCGTCTATAACGAACTGATTAACTACCTGGCTTCGCCGGAAGAAACCGAGGGCTTCGACGAGCTGATCAAGTCCTGCCGCGAACAGCATGACGCGTTAAAAGCGCAGCTGGAACAGGGCCGCGACCGCCTGCTGGAGATCAATTCCAACGGCGGCGAACAGGCGCAGGCGCTGGCGGATTCCATCGCGCAACAGGATAACGATACCGGTCTGGTGAACTTCGCCATGAACCTGTTCGATATCATCGGCATCAACCAGGACGATCGCGGCGAGCATATGATTGTGCTGACCCCGTCCGATCATATGCTGCTGCCGGACTTCCCCGGTCTGCCGGAAGATGGCTGCACCATCACCTTTAACCGTGATGTGGCGCTGTCCCGCGAAGATGCGCAGTTTATTACCTGGGAGCACCCGCTGATCCGCAATGGCCTGGATTTGATCCTGTCCGGCGATACCGGGAGCTGTGCGCTGTCGTTGTTGAAAAACAAAGCGTTGCCGGTGGGTACCTGCTGCTTGAGCTGA
- the rapA_2 gene encoding RNA polymerase-associated protein: MVEAKAPKQLQLNRFLPPTPVRMLVDKNGTNLAAQVEFESFNRQLSAVNRHTSSKLVNAVQQDVHAILQLAESKVESAAQALIKAAREEADEKLSAELSRLEALKAVNPNIRDDELAAIESNREQVLESLDQASWRLDALRLIVVTHQ; the protein is encoded by the coding sequence GTGGTGGAAGCAAAAGCGCCGAAGCAACTGCAGCTTAACCGCTTCCTGCCGCCGACCCCTGTCCGCATGCTGGTGGACAAAAACGGCACTAACCTCGCGGCCCAGGTGGAATTCGAAAGCTTTAACCGCCAGCTCAGCGCGGTGAATCGCCATACCAGCAGTAAGCTGGTTAACGCTGTTCAGCAGGACGTGCATGCGATTTTGCAACTGGCGGAAAGCAAAGTGGAAAGCGCGGCTCAGGCGTTAATAAAAGCGGCGCGCGAAGAAGCGGACGAAAAACTGTCTGCTGAACTGTCGCGTCTCGAAGCGCTGAAAGCGGTCAACCCCAATATCCGCGACGACGAACTTGCGGCCATTGAGAGTAACCGCGAACAGGTGCTGGAAAGCCTTGACCAGGCAAGCTGGCGTCTTGACGCGCTGCGCCTGATCGTCGTCACGCATCAGTAA
- a CDS encoding putative invasin, translating to MNFTSTHPGVVTLTASADNQTASIDSAFVANTIASLDVSTYANNAPADGISLNEVRAIVKDAANNPMPNVSVTWQVANSQTATLDNPTTLSDANGMATVHIKDSVAEPVSVTASAGTLTGTAQVTFSAIAVNAVTVTMEKDNAVADGAQINTARALVTDANGKPLAHTEVNWEIGGSGASATTPLTLQTNENGIATLSVNDRNGDKGEVVPLIAHAGGQQGQVNATFKPYKFGPVTNVELEHESTGWININTVIDGLDITVAPYEGMAEGDRITVNFNVTGTPAPKSSPLPNVTLPVHIVTAAEVGKPPDVYH from the coding sequence GTGAATTTTACCAGCACCCATCCTGGCGTGGTGACCTTAACGGCCAGTGCGGATAACCAAACCGCTTCCATTGATTCAGCGTTTGTTGCCAATACAATCGCGTCGCTGGACGTTAGCACCTATGCCAATAATGCGCCTGCGGATGGGATTTCACTCAACGAAGTGCGCGCCATCGTTAAAGACGCCGCCAACAATCCCATGCCCAACGTCAGCGTGACATGGCAGGTGGCTAATAGTCAGACGGCGACGCTGGACAATCCCACTACCCTGTCCGACGCAAATGGCATGGCGACTGTTCATATTAAAGACAGTGTCGCCGAGCCGGTTTCCGTTACTGCAAGCGCAGGGACGCTGACGGGGACGGCGCAAGTCACTTTCTCGGCGATAGCGGTTAATGCCGTCACCGTCACTATGGAGAAAGACAACGCCGTAGCGGATGGCGCGCAGATCAACACCGCCCGCGCCCTGGTGACCGATGCTAACGGCAAACCGTTAGCCCATACCGAGGTGAACTGGGAAATCGGCGGCAGCGGTGCCAGCGCGACAACGCCGCTGACCCTGCAAACCAATGAGAATGGGATCGCCACCCTGAGCGTAAACGATCGCAATGGCGATAAAGGCGAAGTGGTACCGTTGATCGCTCATGCCGGAGGCCAGCAAGGGCAGGTTAATGCCACCTTTAAACCGTATAAGTTTGGGCCCGTGACCAACGTTGAACTGGAACATGAATCCACAGGCTGGATCAATATCAACACCGTTATCGATGGCCTGGATATCACCGTCGCGCCATATGAAGGCATGGCGGAAGGCGATCGCATCACAGTGAATTTCAACGTTACCGGCACCCCTGCGCCTAAATCGTCACCGCTGCCGAACGTGACGCTGCCGGTCCACATCGTCACCGCGGCGGAAGTGGGTAAACCCCCTGATGTTTACCATTGA
- the araD_2 gene encoding L-ribulose-5-phosphate 4-epimerase, whose amino-acid sequence MTAEDMVVVSIETGEVVEGKKKPSSDTPTHRLLYQQFPDIGGIVHTHSRHATIWAQAGKSIPATGTTHADYFYGAIPCTRKMTDDEINGQYEWDTGTVIVETFRELGIEAKQMPGVLVHSHGPFAWGKDAMDAVHNAIVMEEVAYMGIFCRQLTPDLPPMQQTLLDKHYLRKHGAKAYYGQ is encoded by the coding sequence ATGACCGCCGAGGACATGGTCGTGGTGAGCATCGAAACCGGCGAGGTGGTAGAAGGTAAAAAGAAACCCTCTTCCGATACGCCGACTCACCGCCTGTTGTATCAACAGTTTCCGGATATCGGCGGCATTGTGCACACTCACTCCCGCCACGCCACCATCTGGGCGCAGGCCGGGAAAAGCATTCCCGCGACGGGCACCACCCATGCCGATTACTTTTACGGCGCGATCCCCTGCACCCGGAAAATGACCGATGATGAAATCAACGGCCAGTATGAATGGGATACCGGGACGGTGATTGTGGAAACCTTCCGCGAACTGGGCATTGAAGCGAAACAAATGCCTGGCGTGCTGGTGCATTCCCACGGCCCGTTCGCCTGGGGCAAAGACGCGATGGACGCAGTACACAACGCCATCGTTATGGAAGAAGTGGCCTATATGGGCATCTTCTGCCGCCAGCTCACGCCGGACTTACCGCCCATGCAGCAAACGTTGCTGGATAAACACTACCTGCGTAAGCATGGCGCCAAAGCGTATTACGGACAGTAA